A single window of Rana temporaria chromosome 1, aRanTem1.1, whole genome shotgun sequence DNA harbors:
- the CCNO gene encoding cyclin-O, whose translation MSAADMVMCKVRESEQHLLMTGEGPRSPNKRKREESTPEDAGNGSLCDSSGLSRGMKRARYRRIRKQTLETRSCDSGVGDLYETPSPSPRTPGYETQDDPCPRISHRLDLHNFRDYGEECYVFYKSLEETYLTHHCMDNQPQLKPESRCKLISWLIPVHKHFKLGFESLCLAINILDRFLACTPVATDCFQLVGVTSLLIACKQVETRPPRVKQLLALCCDTFSREQLCNLECIILLKLKFQIAAPTINFFLQHFSLLQVADGHPSDADLSQASRSLAIAKGIAELSLADYAFNLYSPSLMAVCCLALSERMLGSKRPISVQSSGYCESKLQECMDKIDLLISLNRDSLHRLLPNELPEKSMDVDN comes from the exons ATGAGCGCCGCAGACATGGTGATGTGTAAAGTCAGAGAGTCCGAGCAACATCTGCTAATGACAGGTGAGGGGCCCCGGAGCCCCAAcaagaggaagagggaggagagcACCCCGGAGGACGCGGGCAACGGCAGTCTGTGTGACAGCAGCGGGCTGAGCCGGGGGATGAAGAGAGCCCGGTACCGGAGAATCAGGAAGCAGACTCTGGAGACCCGGAGCTGTGACTCGGGGGTGGGGGATCTGTATGAGACCCCCAGTCCTAGTCCTCGGACCCCGGGCTATGAGACCCAAGATGACCCCTGTCCCAGGATCTCCCATAGACTAGACCTACACAACTTCAGAGACTATGGAGAGGAGTGCTATGTGTTCTACAAGAGCCTGGAGGAGACTTACCTCACCCACCACTGCATGGACAACCAACCCCAG CTCAAACCCGAATCTCGCTGCAAACTGATCAGCTGGCTGATCCCCGTACATAAACACTTCAAGCTGGGCTTCGAATCCCTGTGCCTCGCCATCAATATCCTGGACCGCTTCCTGGCCTGCACCCCTGTGGCTACTGACTGCTTCCAGTTAGTGGGTGTCACCTCCCTGCTTATTGCTTGCAAACAG GTGGAGACACGGCCACCCCGAGTCAAGCAGCTGCTGGCCTTGTGCTGTGATACCTTCTCCAGAGAGCAGCTCTGCAATCTTGAATGCATCATCTTGCTTAAACTCAAATTCCAAATAGCAGCACCAACTATTAACTTCTTCCTGCAGCACTTCTCCCTCCTTCAGGTTGCTGATGGTCACCCCTCAGATGCTGATCTATCCCAGGCCTCCAGGTCCCTAGCTATAGCCAAAGGCATTGCAGAACTGAGCTTGGCTGATTATGCCTTTaacttgtactcaccatcgctaATGGCGGTTTGTTGTTTGGCACTCTCAGAACGCATGTTGGGCAGTAAAAGGCCTATCAGTGTGCAGAGCAGCGGCTACTGTGAGAGCAAACTGCAAGAGTGCATGGACAAGATTGACTTACTTATCTCCCTAAATCGAGATTCTTTGCATCGCCTGCTGCCCAATGAACTCCCTGAGAAGAGTATGGATGTGGATaattaa